Proteins encoded in a region of the Synechococcus sp. BIOS-U3-1 genome:
- a CDS encoding methyltransferase, with protein MARSQQSSKLMDPIGNWGDKVLSRFDQSAQNYNASATLQYAVAGQLANRCKQQVIPAGLWVDLGSGTGHLAEALEAQHPGQHVLRVDGSEAMLRQQPLSSKTQQWDLRGPLPRWPEAPSLLASSFCLHWLPTPGEAIRHWLHQLAPGGWLAIALPVEGCFPQWHRAADTTGIPCTALDFPEMRALLRWVGKDQIRLQENMHCNAVAPTLPKLLKPLRRVGADCSTQPSLPIRDWRTLQQAWPDHDADGQLRLTWVIQLLLIQR; from the coding sequence GTGGCTAGATCACAACAGTCAAGCAAGCTGATGGACCCCATCGGCAACTGGGGCGACAAAGTCCTCAGCCGTTTCGATCAGTCGGCGCAGAACTACAACGCCTCAGCAACGCTGCAGTATGCGGTAGCCGGTCAGCTGGCGAACCGTTGCAAACAACAGGTCATCCCTGCAGGACTGTGGGTCGATCTCGGCAGTGGAACCGGACACCTGGCTGAGGCTCTTGAAGCCCAGCATCCCGGGCAGCATGTGCTGCGTGTGGACGGCAGCGAGGCGATGCTTCGCCAACAACCGCTCTCCTCCAAAACCCAGCAATGGGATCTAAGAGGACCGTTGCCACGATGGCCGGAGGCTCCCAGTCTTTTGGCATCGAGCTTCTGTTTGCACTGGCTACCGACACCCGGAGAGGCGATCCGGCATTGGCTGCATCAGCTAGCTCCGGGAGGATGGTTGGCTATAGCACTGCCGGTCGAAGGTTGCTTCCCTCAGTGGCATCGGGCCGCGGACACCACCGGCATCCCCTGCACAGCTCTTGACTTCCCAGAGATGCGGGCCTTGCTCCGATGGGTCGGGAAGGATCAGATCAGGCTGCAGGAAAATATGCACTGCAATGCTGTTGCTCCAACCCTGCCCAAGCTGCTGAAACCGCTGCGGAGGGTTGGAGCGGACTGCAGCACTCAGCCTTCGCTGCCGATTCGAGACTGGCGCACACTGCAGCAGGCCTGGCCCGATCATGATGCAGACGGACAGCTCAGACTCACCTGGGTGATCCAATTGCTGCTGATCCAACGATGA
- a CDS encoding DEAD/DEAH box helicase — protein MADQDTQASEPVQGGSPDPSQLFPFPLDDFQLEAIDALNQGHSVVVSAPTGSGKTLIGEYAIHRAMAHGQKVFYTTPLKALSNQKLRDFREQFGAENVGLMTGDLSVNRDASIVVMTTEIFRNMLYAEADEHDDPLADVEAVVLDECHYMNDSQRGTVWEESIIHSPPPVQLVALSATVANAGQLTDWIEKVHGPTTLVLSDFRPVPLHFGFCSAKGLHPLLNEQGTGLHPNCKVWRAPKGHKRKGRSPRPPQPEPPPINFVVAQMAERDMLPAIYFIFSRRGCDKAVRDLGVQCLVNEAEQARIRERLKAYTSANPEAVRDGLHADALLRGIAAHHAGVLPAWKELIEELFQQGLVKVVFATETLAAGINMPARTTVIAALSKRTERGHRQLMASEFLQMAGRAGRRGLDSQGYVVTVQSRFEGVREAGQLATSPPDPLVSQFTPSYGMVLNLLQRHDLAKARELVERSFGRYLASLDLVEEEELLEQLRLQLGQLQGSSGDVPWEDFEDYEKRRGRLREERRLMRILQQQAEETLAHELTLALQFASIGTLVSLKAPQLRGGVTPAVIVEKCEGPGQFPLLLCLTSDNVWLMLPCQAVVSLHAELSCLQVDGVQPPELGRSGELRHGDQNSGGLALAVGHMAQRHDMTTPQYDLAGEVLSQAQTVQTLEADLEAHPAHRWGDRKQLKKHRRRMEDLELEIAERQQLLHHRANRHWETFLALMEILQHFAALDELEPTEIGRTVAALRGDNELWLGLALMSGHLDDLPPAELAAVFEAISTEVNRPDLWSGFPAPPRAEEALHDLSGLRRELLRAQERHQVVVPAWWEPELMGLVEAWASGTAWNDLIANTSLDEGDVVRIMRRTVDLLAQVPYCEAISEQLRSHARQALKAINRFPVAETDDLQKAAAAVSEGLNPATERAA, from the coding sequence ATGGCGGATCAAGACACCCAGGCTTCAGAGCCCGTACAGGGGGGGTCGCCGGATCCGTCGCAGTTGTTTCCTTTCCCCCTGGATGACTTTCAGTTGGAGGCGATCGACGCTCTGAACCAAGGCCATTCCGTGGTGGTCAGTGCGCCCACAGGTTCTGGAAAAACCTTGATCGGTGAGTACGCCATCCATCGCGCCATGGCACATGGCCAGAAAGTTTTTTACACCACACCGCTGAAAGCTCTTTCCAACCAGAAGTTGCGCGATTTCCGAGAGCAATTCGGTGCGGAGAACGTGGGTCTGATGACCGGTGATCTGAGTGTCAACAGGGATGCCTCAATCGTGGTCATGACCACGGAGATCTTCCGGAACATGCTCTATGCCGAGGCGGATGAGCATGACGACCCTCTAGCCGATGTGGAGGCCGTGGTGCTTGATGAGTGCCACTACATGAATGACTCTCAGCGCGGCACCGTTTGGGAGGAATCGATCATTCACTCTCCACCGCCTGTTCAGCTCGTGGCGCTTTCGGCCACGGTGGCCAATGCCGGGCAGCTCACGGATTGGATCGAAAAGGTGCACGGTCCCACCACGCTCGTCCTGAGTGACTTCCGGCCCGTTCCACTGCACTTTGGTTTCTGCAGTGCCAAAGGGTTGCACCCGTTGCTGAATGAGCAGGGCACAGGTCTTCATCCCAACTGCAAGGTCTGGAGAGCCCCCAAAGGACACAAACGCAAGGGTCGTTCCCCTAGGCCTCCCCAGCCCGAGCCGCCACCGATCAACTTTGTGGTGGCCCAGATGGCCGAGCGCGACATGTTGCCAGCCATCTATTTCATTTTCAGTCGTCGTGGTTGCGATAAGGCCGTTCGGGATCTGGGGGTGCAGTGCTTGGTGAATGAGGCGGAGCAGGCCCGAATCCGTGAGCGTCTCAAGGCCTACACATCAGCCAATCCCGAAGCTGTTCGTGATGGCCTGCACGCTGATGCCTTACTGCGTGGTATCGCTGCCCACCATGCAGGAGTTCTTCCGGCTTGGAAGGAGCTGATCGAGGAGTTGTTCCAGCAGGGACTGGTGAAGGTCGTGTTCGCCACGGAGACTCTGGCGGCGGGCATCAACATGCCAGCACGGACCACAGTGATTGCAGCACTCTCGAAACGCACAGAGCGTGGCCATCGCCAATTGATGGCCAGTGAGTTTCTGCAGATGGCCGGTCGAGCAGGACGACGCGGACTCGACTCTCAGGGATATGTGGTCACGGTGCAGAGCCGCTTTGAGGGGGTTCGCGAAGCAGGGCAGCTGGCAACGAGTCCTCCAGATCCTCTAGTGAGCCAGTTCACCCCCAGCTACGGCATGGTTCTCAACCTTCTACAACGCCATGATCTGGCCAAGGCACGCGAGTTGGTGGAACGCAGCTTCGGGCGCTATTTGGCCAGCTTGGACCTGGTCGAAGAAGAGGAGCTTCTCGAGCAGTTGCGTCTGCAGCTCGGTCAGTTGCAGGGATCGTCTGGGGATGTGCCATGGGAGGACTTTGAGGACTACGAAAAACGTCGTGGTCGCCTGCGCGAAGAGCGTCGACTGATGCGCATTCTTCAGCAACAGGCCGAGGAAACCCTGGCTCATGAGCTCACACTGGCCTTGCAGTTCGCGAGCATTGGAACCCTAGTGAGTCTGAAGGCACCGCAATTGCGAGGTGGAGTGACACCAGCGGTGATCGTGGAGAAGTGCGAGGGACCCGGCCAGTTCCCGCTTTTGCTCTGTCTCACCAGTGACAATGTCTGGCTGATGCTGCCCTGTCAGGCGGTGGTGAGCCTTCATGCTGAGCTCAGCTGTCTGCAAGTGGATGGCGTTCAACCTCCTGAACTCGGTCGTTCTGGTGAGCTCCGCCATGGGGATCAGAACAGTGGTGGTCTGGCTCTGGCGGTGGGTCATATGGCTCAGCGCCATGACATGACAACGCCTCAGTACGACCTGGCAGGAGAAGTGCTGTCTCAGGCACAAACAGTGCAGACGCTTGAGGCTGACCTCGAAGCCCACCCTGCCCATCGCTGGGGAGACCGCAAGCAGCTCAAGAAGCATCGCCGGCGCATGGAGGACTTGGAGCTGGAGATCGCCGAGAGGCAGCAATTGCTCCATCACCGCGCCAACCGTCACTGGGAGACCTTTCTCGCTCTGATGGAGATCCTTCAGCACTTCGCAGCTCTTGATGAACTCGAACCCACGGAGATCGGTCGCACGGTGGCGGCTCTTCGCGGTGACAACGAACTTTGGCTGGGTTTGGCTCTGATGAGCGGTCATCTTGACGATCTGCCGCCGGCAGAGCTCGCCGCTGTGTTTGAAGCGATCAGCACTGAGGTGAACCGTCCTGACCTCTGGAGTGGATTCCCCGCTCCGCCCCGTGCCGAGGAGGCGTTGCATGACCTCTCCGGTCTCCGCCGTGAGCTTCTACGGGCGCAGGAACGACATCAGGTTGTTGTGCCCGCCTGGTGGGAGCCGGAGCTGATGGGTCTAGTCGAGGCATGGGCGAGCGGTACGGCTTGGAATGACCTGATTGCCAATACCTCTTTGGATGAGGGTGATGTCGTGCGGATCATGCGCCGCACGGTGGATCTGCTGGCACAGGTTCCTTACTGCGAAGCGATCAGTGAGCAGCTGCGCAGCCATGCCCGCCAGGCCCTTAAGGCGATCAACCGCTTCCCTGTGGCCGAAACCGATGATCTGCAGAAGGCCGCCGCAGCTGTTTCAGAGGGCCTCAATCCCGCCACTGAACGGGCTGCCTAA
- a CDS encoding alpha/beta hydrolase, whose translation MKQVIAMHGWSGDSTAWAPWERHFSHRGWLWQSGERGYGNRRSCNPSWAEPASDGTNPCMARQRRVVIAHSLGPHLLEPSVLNQATDVVLLASFGRFVPQGPEGRALRAGLRGMQIAIGSPGEATMLRTFLKRAAQPADLCGLPPGPEQHGLSQSGRDCLKNDLELLIGTSGLPPGLPTAARVLVVDGTDDAIVAPAASREHFFALTSHLQHAPERWQFKDVGHALLVQDLLVRVQQWLDHNSQAS comes from the coding sequence ATGAAACAGGTCATCGCCATGCATGGCTGGAGCGGCGACAGCACAGCTTGGGCTCCATGGGAGCGTCATTTCAGCCATCGCGGCTGGCTCTGGCAAAGCGGCGAACGCGGCTACGGCAACAGGCGATCGTGCAATCCAAGCTGGGCAGAGCCAGCCAGCGACGGCACAAACCCATGCATGGCCAGGCAGCGCAGGGTCGTGATCGCCCATTCCCTTGGCCCCCATTTGCTGGAACCCTCTGTGCTGAACCAGGCCACGGATGTGGTGTTGCTCGCCAGCTTCGGGCGATTCGTTCCGCAGGGGCCGGAGGGGAGGGCGTTGCGCGCTGGCCTTCGAGGCATGCAGATCGCGATCGGCAGTCCCGGTGAGGCCACGATGCTCAGAACCTTCCTGAAACGCGCAGCGCAACCCGCTGATCTGTGCGGTCTGCCACCGGGACCCGAACAGCACGGACTCTCACAGAGTGGGAGGGACTGTCTGAAAAATGATCTTGAGCTCCTAATCGGAACCTCAGGCCTTCCCCCAGGCTTGCCGACAGCCGCCCGAGTGCTGGTGGTGGACGGGACGGATGATGCGATCGTTGCACCAGCAGCTAGCCGTGAACACTTTTTTGCCCTCACGAGCCACCTGCAGCATGCGCCCGAGCGATGGCAGTTCAAGGATGTCGGACACGCACTACTGGTCCAGGATCTACTCGTGCGGGTCCAGCAGTGGCTAGATCACAACAGTCAAGCAAGCTGA
- the fumC gene encoding class II fumarate hydratase, translating into MSEATRIEHDSMGAVQVPAEALWGAQTQRSLRNFDIADDLLPAELIHALARIKQAAASVNARLGVISDSESAAIATASSAVADGQHDDQFPLRVWQTGSGTQTNMNVNEVISNLASVTAGEPLGSHRPVHPNDHVNRSQSTNDVFPAAIHVAAVEGVEHRLLPELDRLIGVFAAKTELWKDLVKIGRTHLQDAVPLTLGQEASAWRDQIAASRARIASSLSEVYPLPLGGTAVGTGLNAPDGFAEQAARELAQLTGLAFSSAPNKFAVMASHDGLVHAMAQLRLLAGSLLKIANDIRLLACGPRAGLAELHLPENEPGSSIMPGKVNPTQCEAMAMVCTQVIGLDAAVAMAGAGGHLQMNVYKPLIGFNLLRSITLLTDACRCFRVAMVEGIEPNRARIQRDVEQSLMLVTPLAPMIGYDKASAIAKYAHEQGLSLRNAALDLGYVSAEDFDRIVDPADMARQQG; encoded by the coding sequence ATGTCAGAAGCGACCAGGATCGAACACGACAGCATGGGAGCCGTACAGGTCCCAGCAGAAGCTCTCTGGGGAGCGCAAACGCAGCGGTCACTCAGGAACTTCGATATCGCTGACGACCTCCTGCCAGCGGAGTTGATTCATGCTCTCGCCCGCATCAAACAGGCAGCAGCGAGCGTGAATGCCCGCCTCGGCGTGATCAGTGACAGCGAATCTGCAGCCATCGCGACAGCCTCCTCAGCGGTTGCAGACGGTCAGCACGATGATCAATTCCCCTTGCGCGTCTGGCAAACCGGTAGCGGCACTCAAACGAACATGAATGTCAATGAGGTGATCAGCAACCTGGCATCTGTGACTGCTGGTGAACCGCTCGGCAGCCACAGACCTGTCCACCCCAATGACCATGTCAACCGCTCCCAGTCCACCAATGACGTTTTCCCTGCAGCGATTCATGTGGCAGCCGTGGAAGGTGTCGAACATCGACTGCTTCCTGAACTCGATCGGTTGATCGGTGTTTTTGCAGCCAAAACTGAGCTCTGGAAAGACCTTGTGAAGATCGGCCGCACCCATCTGCAAGATGCAGTTCCGCTCACCCTCGGGCAGGAGGCCTCAGCGTGGCGCGACCAGATCGCGGCCTCCCGCGCTCGTATTGCATCCAGTCTTTCGGAGGTCTATCCCCTGCCACTCGGCGGCACTGCAGTGGGAACCGGTTTGAATGCGCCGGATGGTTTCGCCGAACAGGCTGCTCGGGAACTAGCGCAACTCACGGGCCTCGCTTTCAGCTCAGCACCCAACAAATTCGCTGTGATGGCAAGCCATGACGGGTTAGTCCATGCGATGGCACAGCTACGTCTGCTTGCCGGAAGTCTGCTGAAGATTGCCAATGACATCCGCCTTCTGGCCTGTGGCCCGCGCGCAGGGCTCGCAGAGCTCCATCTGCCTGAGAACGAACCCGGTAGCTCAATCATGCCGGGGAAAGTGAACCCAACCCAGTGCGAAGCGATGGCCATGGTCTGTACTCAGGTGATCGGCCTGGATGCTGCAGTCGCGATGGCAGGCGCCGGCGGCCACCTACAGATGAATGTCTACAAACCGCTGATCGGTTTCAATCTGCTCCGCTCAATCACCCTGCTCACGGATGCCTGCCGCTGCTTCCGAGTGGCCATGGTCGAGGGAATCGAACCGAATAGGGCCAGGATTCAACGTGATGTTGAGCAATCCCTCATGCTGGTGACACCTCTGGCGCCGATGATCGGGTACGACAAAGCAAGTGCGATTGCGAAATACGCCCATGAGCAGGGCCTGAGCCTCCGCAATGCTGCTCTAGACCTGGGTTATGTCAGCGCCGAAGACTTCGACCGCATCGTCGATCCCGCTGACATGGCACGGCAGCAAGGCTGA
- a CDS encoding DUF4278 domain-containing protein — translation MSTTQRTYRGIPYDTIQHERLSLIRVDHTYRGQHYDAPLHHAAATEPTVELHYRGSVYQHRREQARKHVNS, via the coding sequence ATGAGCACAACACAACGCACCTATCGCGGCATCCCTTACGACACCATTCAGCATGAGCGACTGAGCCTGATCAGGGTCGATCACACTTACCGCGGTCAGCACTATGACGCGCCGCTGCATCACGCAGCGGCGACTGAGCCAACCGTGGAACTCCACTACCGCGGCAGCGTTTATCAACACCGCCGTGAACAGGCCAGAAAGCACGTCAACTCCTGA
- the purB gene encoding adenylosuccinate lyase, producing the protein MIERYTLPEMGAIWTDQAKYQSWLDVEVAACEANCSLGRVPNEAMEDIRTKSAFEPARILEIEAEVRHDVIAFLTNVNEHVGDAGRYIHLGMTSSDVLDTGLALQLKASVVLLRKELRALDDAITTLAKEHKSTVMIGRSHAIHGEPITFGFKLAGWLAETRRNAERLERLERDVAVGQVSGAMGTYANTDPEVERLTCDRLGLTADTASTQVISRDRHADYVQTLALVGASLDRFSTEIRNLQRTDVLEVEESFAKGQKGSSAMPHKRNPIRSERISGLARVLRSYVVAALENVALWHERDISHSSTERMMLPDCSVTLHFMLREMTAVVAGLGVYPGNMRRNMNVYGGVVFSQRVLLGLVDAGMSREDAYRVVQRNAHSAWNNDGGNFRSNLEADPEVTAKLGPQQLDDCFSTDLHQANLGVIWERLAL; encoded by the coding sequence TTGATCGAGCGCTACACCCTGCCCGAAATGGGCGCGATCTGGACCGATCAGGCCAAGTACCAGAGCTGGCTTGATGTTGAAGTGGCTGCCTGTGAGGCCAACTGCAGCCTGGGACGCGTTCCCAATGAGGCCATGGAGGACATCCGCACCAAGTCGGCTTTTGAGCCAGCGCGGATCCTTGAGATCGAAGCGGAAGTACGTCACGACGTCATCGCTTTTCTCACCAACGTCAACGAGCATGTCGGAGACGCGGGTCGCTACATCCATTTAGGAATGACTAGCAGCGATGTGCTGGACACTGGTCTTGCCTTGCAACTCAAGGCTTCCGTGGTTCTGCTGAGGAAGGAACTGAGGGCCCTCGACGACGCCATCACAACACTGGCGAAGGAGCACAAGTCCACCGTGATGATCGGTCGCTCCCATGCCATTCATGGTGAACCGATCACCTTTGGATTCAAGTTGGCTGGCTGGCTGGCCGAGACCCGCCGCAATGCCGAGCGACTCGAACGGCTTGAGCGTGATGTGGCCGTGGGGCAGGTGAGCGGGGCCATGGGCACCTACGCCAACACCGATCCGGAGGTGGAACGTCTCACGTGCGATCGACTAGGCCTCACCGCCGACACCGCAAGCACCCAAGTGATCTCTCGCGATCGGCATGCGGATTATGTCCAGACCCTGGCCCTGGTCGGTGCCTCACTGGACCGCTTCTCCACTGAAATCCGCAACCTGCAACGGACGGACGTCCTTGAGGTGGAAGAGAGCTTTGCCAAGGGTCAGAAAGGCAGCTCGGCCATGCCCCACAAACGCAACCCGATTCGCAGTGAGCGCATCAGTGGTCTGGCCAGGGTGCTGCGCAGCTATGTCGTCGCTGCCCTCGAAAATGTGGCGCTCTGGCATGAGCGAGATATCAGCCACAGCTCAACCGAGCGGATGATGCTCCCCGACTGCTCGGTGACATTGCACTTCATGCTCCGGGAGATGACTGCCGTGGTGGCAGGTCTGGGGGTGTACCCGGGAAACATGCGCCGCAATATGAACGTGTACGGCGGGGTGGTGTTCAGTCAGCGAGTGCTGCTCGGGCTGGTGGATGCAGGCATGAGCAGAGAAGACGCCTATCGGGTGGTGCAGCGCAATGCTCACAGCGCCTGGAACAACGACGGAGGAAATTTCCGCAGCAATCTTGAAGCTGACCCGGAAGTCACAGCCAAACTCGGTCCGCAGCAACTCGACGATTGCTTCAGCACCGATTTACACCAGGCGAATCTGGGAGTGATCTGGGAACGCCTGGCACTTTGA
- a CDS encoding adenylosuccinate lyase, with product MFWTPYADWIYVIVSISGMLLIIVLVLRPGAGPPP from the coding sequence ATGTTTTGGACCCCCTATGCAGACTGGATTTACGTGATCGTGAGCATCAGCGGCATGCTGCTGATCATTGTCCTCGTGCTCAGGCCCGGAGCCGGTCCACCCCCATAA
- a CDS encoding P-II family nitrogen regulator: MKKVEAIIRPFKLEDVKLALVNAGIVGMTVSEVRGFGRQKGQVERYRGSEFTVEFLQKLKIEVVIDDGRVDTVVNAIAEAAKTGEIGDGKIFISPVDTVVRIRTGDRDGSAL; this comes from the coding sequence ATGAAAAAAGTCGAAGCGATCATCCGCCCCTTCAAGCTTGAAGATGTCAAGCTTGCCTTGGTGAATGCTGGAATCGTTGGCATGACCGTGAGCGAAGTCCGCGGTTTCGGTCGACAGAAAGGCCAGGTTGAGCGCTATCGCGGATCGGAATTCACAGTGGAATTCCTGCAGAAACTCAAGATCGAGGTGGTCATCGACGACGGTCGCGTTGACACCGTTGTTAACGCCATTGCAGAAGCTGCGAAGACCGGTGAAATCGGTGACGGCAAGATCTTCATCTCGCCGGTGGACACCGTGGTTCGAATCCGTACTGGCGATCGGGACGGATCAGCTCTTTAA
- a CDS encoding TlyA family RNA methyltransferase yields MARKRRLDLHLLTLGLASSRQQAQRLIRAGKVRDVHGQRLEKPGQEVAEELLLQVEQPPRFVSRGGEKLLGALNAFPVEVNGRVCIDGGISTGGFTDCLLQHGASRVYGIDVGYGQTAWSLRTDERVVLRERTNLRRLTAEDLYGDEDQRPTLAVADVSFISLSLVLPALRGLMITEDFGAKDCEAIVLVKPQFEVGRQRVGKGGVVRDPAAHIDAITDVIKAAQPLGWKPTGLVASPLTGPAGNHEYLLWLTASVDHGFANALIEKVVSSTLSE; encoded by the coding sequence ATGGCTCGTAAACGCCGACTGGATCTGCATCTGCTCACTTTGGGCCTGGCTTCATCACGCCAGCAGGCCCAGCGATTGATTCGTGCCGGCAAGGTGCGTGACGTCCATGGACAGCGTCTTGAGAAGCCCGGGCAGGAAGTGGCAGAAGAGTTGCTACTTCAGGTGGAGCAACCGCCGCGATTCGTTTCAAGGGGTGGAGAAAAGCTTTTGGGTGCTTTGAATGCCTTTCCCGTTGAGGTGAACGGACGGGTTTGTATCGATGGTGGGATCTCCACCGGTGGTTTCACCGATTGCCTGCTGCAGCACGGTGCCAGCCGTGTTTACGGCATTGATGTCGGCTACGGCCAGACCGCCTGGAGCCTGCGCACCGATGAGCGGGTGGTCTTGCGTGAACGCACCAACCTGAGGCGTCTGACAGCTGAGGATCTTTACGGGGACGAGGATCAGCGCCCAACACTGGCCGTGGCGGATGTGTCGTTCATCTCGCTCTCATTGGTGCTGCCAGCTTTGCGCGGTCTGATGATCACTGAGGACTTTGGTGCCAAGGATTGCGAGGCCATCGTGCTGGTGAAGCCCCAGTTTGAGGTTGGACGGCAGAGAGTTGGCAAGGGGGGTGTGGTACGTGACCCAGCTGCCCACATTGATGCGATCACCGACGTGATCAAAGCCGCTCAGCCTCTCGGCTGGAAGCCGACGGGGCTGGTCGCATCTCCACTCACCGGTCCAGCCGGTAACCATGAATATTTGCTGTGGTTGACCGCCAGCGTCGACCATGGGTTCGCCAACGCATTGATCGAGAAGGTTGTCTCATCAACCTTGAGCGAGTGA
- a CDS encoding aminotransferase class I/II-fold pyridoxal phosphate-dependent enzyme, whose translation MSTHPARRRQLRTWSPARKQEHLQAVTGDSACGPELLDLASNDYLSLCRHPSLIAAAEAQLRCSGVGAGGSRLVSGSRPVHVQLESELARWLGRETVLLFPSGFQANLAAVKALANRHTTVVADRLIHHSLLVGVQASGARLRRFVHNDLESLERLLRHSRSEHPDARLLVITESLFSMEGTSPRVHELATVCERHEASLLLDEAHALGVLGEGGRGLGFGERRVTMISGTFGKAFGSGGAFLACNGELGEQLLQESGAFRYTTALAPPLAAAALAALELMRNNPGWGHTLVQRSNTWRDCLVEAGWVRPTGGGPILPLLVGEDQQCLNLQRHLELSGLVTAAIRPPTVPEGSARLRLVLHRLLPDETLESLLRALSDGRVS comes from the coding sequence ATGAGCACTCATCCGGCCCGTCGCCGTCAGCTGCGCACCTGGTCGCCTGCCAGGAAGCAGGAGCATCTACAGGCCGTGACCGGTGATTCGGCATGTGGCCCGGAGCTGCTTGATCTAGCCAGCAACGATTATCTGAGCCTCTGCCGGCATCCTTCCCTGATCGCCGCGGCCGAGGCACAACTGCGATGCAGCGGTGTGGGAGCAGGCGGCTCACGGCTGGTGAGCGGCAGTCGCCCTGTGCATGTCCAATTGGAGTCAGAGCTGGCGCGATGGCTCGGACGCGAAACAGTTTTGCTGTTTCCAAGTGGGTTTCAAGCCAATCTTGCTGCCGTCAAAGCCCTGGCAAACCGGCACACCACCGTTGTGGCGGATCGGCTGATTCATCACTCACTGCTGGTGGGCGTGCAAGCCAGCGGTGCCCGACTGCGGCGTTTTGTCCACAACGATCTTGAATCGCTGGAGCGTTTGTTGAGGCACTCTCGCAGCGAGCATCCGGACGCGCGCCTGCTCGTGATCACTGAAAGCTTGTTCAGCATGGAAGGCACCAGTCCACGGGTGCATGAGCTAGCAACAGTCTGCGAGCGCCATGAAGCAAGTCTGCTCCTGGATGAGGCCCATGCCCTCGGTGTCCTTGGCGAAGGAGGTCGTGGCCTGGGCTTTGGAGAACGGAGAGTGACGATGATCAGCGGCACCTTCGGCAAGGCTTTCGGCAGCGGCGGAGCCTTCCTGGCCTGCAATGGCGAGCTTGGGGAGCAATTGCTGCAGGAGAGCGGAGCCTTCCGATACACAACTGCATTGGCACCACCCCTGGCTGCAGCAGCTCTTGCCGCTCTGGAGCTGATGCGGAACAACCCTGGCTGGGGCCACACACTGGTGCAGCGCAGCAACACCTGGCGTGACTGCCTGGTCGAAGCAGGCTGGGTGCGACCGACAGGTGGCGGACCGATCTTGCCACTGCTCGTTGGAGAGGATCAGCAATGCCTGAATTTGCAACGCCATCTCGAACTCTCGGGCCTTGTCACCGCTGCAATCCGCCCACCCACCGTGCCGGAAGGCAGTGCCCGGCTACGTCTGGTTCTGCATCGCCTCCTTCCCGATGAGACATTGGAATCACTGCTGAGGGCACTTTCCGATGGCCGCGTTTCCTGA
- the bioD gene encoding dethiobiotin synthase yields the protein MRPSSAALRLVVCGTDTDVGKTVVSALLVQGLNAVYWKPVQSGLEDGGDRERVVELIDLPSDRWIAETYAFQAAVSPHWAAELENSRLDPTQLTLPATGARPLVVETAGGLHVPLTRAWQQIDQLQRWMLPVVLVARSGLGTLNHTLLSLEALRSRKIPVIGLILNGPAHADNPRTLSEIGDVPVLAQLPPLQPLNAETLRNAWHNQGLGPKFEAFANHLDKR from the coding sequence ATGAGACCGAGCTCAGCTGCACTGCGCCTTGTGGTCTGCGGCACCGACACGGATGTGGGCAAAACAGTGGTCAGTGCTCTGCTGGTCCAAGGGCTAAATGCTGTGTATTGGAAACCGGTGCAGAGCGGTCTAGAGGACGGCGGTGATCGTGAGCGGGTGGTGGAGCTGATCGACCTTCCCTCCGATCGCTGGATCGCCGAGACCTATGCCTTCCAGGCAGCTGTTTCACCCCATTGGGCAGCGGAACTAGAAAACAGCCGCCTTGACCCAACGCAGCTGACGCTTCCAGCAACGGGGGCCAGACCACTGGTGGTGGAGACCGCCGGCGGACTTCATGTTCCACTCACCCGCGCCTGGCAACAGATCGATCAGCTGCAGCGGTGGATGCTGCCCGTGGTCCTGGTGGCCCGCAGCGGACTGGGCACACTGAATCACACCCTGCTGAGTCTTGAAGCGCTTCGCAGCCGAAAGATCCCTGTGATCGGCTTGATTCTGAATGGGCCTGCCCATGCCGACAACCCAAGAACCCTCAGCGAAATCGGCGATGTTCCTGTGCTGGCACAACTTCCCCCCCTGCAGCCTCTTAACGCGGAAACTCTGCGCAATGCATGGCACAACCAGGGCCTCGGCCCTAAGTTCGAGGCGTTTGCGAACCATCTGGACAAGCGATGA